In Eubalaena glacialis isolate mEubGla1 chromosome 4, mEubGla1.1.hap2.+ XY, whole genome shotgun sequence, one DNA window encodes the following:
- the LOC133090279 gene encoding COMM domain-containing protein 10-like, protein MAASAALILQESPSMKKAVSLINEIDIGSFPRLLTRILQKLHLKAENSFSEEEEERLQAAFSLERQDLHLVLATISFILEQAVYHNVKPAALQQQLENIHLRQDKAEAFVNAWSSMGQETIEKFRQRILAPHRLETVGWQLNLQMAHSSQAKLKSPQAALQLGVSNEESKSLKKVLVEFSHKELFDFYNKLVTIQAQLDSLT, encoded by the coding sequence ATGGCGGCGTCCGCAGCGCTGATCCTGCAGGAGAGCCCCAGCATGAAAAAAGCAGTGTCGctgataaatgaaatagatataGGAAGCTTTCCACGATTGCTCACCCGAATTCTTCAAAAACTTCACCTGAAGGCTGAGAATAGTTTcagtgaagaagaggaagaaagacttCAAGCTGCATTTTCTCTAGAGAGACAAGATCTTCACCTAGTTCTTGCAACAATATCATTCATTTTAGAACAGGCAGTATATCACAACGTGAAGCCAGCTGCTTTGCAGCAGCAGTTAGAGAACATTCACCTTAGACAAGACAAAGCAGAAGCATTTGTCAATGCTTGGTCATCTATGGGTCAAGAAACAATTGAAAAATTCAGGCAGAGGATTCTCGCACCCCACAGGCTGGAGACGGTCGGATGGCAGCTTAACCTTCAGATGGCTCACTCTTCCCAAGCAAAACTAAAATCTCCTCAAGCTGCGTTACAGCTAGGAGTGAGCAATGAAGAGTCGAAGAGCCTGAAGAAAGTTCTTGTGGAATTCAGTCACAAGGAATTGTTTGATTTCTATAACAAGCTTGTGACCATACAAGCACAGCTGGATTCCCTTACATGA